A portion of the Phaenicophaeus curvirostris isolate KB17595 chromosome 17, BPBGC_Pcur_1.0, whole genome shotgun sequence genome contains these proteins:
- the ANHX gene encoding anomalous homeobox protein isoform X1 yields MERFMAMLNKNKNKDPPPTKLLDLAGQLCQDLQNSSPGLEELVEAMMGCKQKKHFLANIHVVRACVFVHIRNGQHDAACRLLEHCRVEEKDELVQLWHEIHYRRFMEEHRTDFLTPLQKFRCRKRNPPPVSLCPEGLKNRNYSDEVRQQLHRFAAEVTTSPNKEQREGLARDMNLQPAQVYNWFANYRRRQKSCIPRLEKLNNSCPERTLICRTREWQDNGSYIPQTAGGSCVGISSQQMEITLMPCTPGWEQSAADLDRPPGGSYLKMLESSFMQSSELYEASTSEVVLTTHSTEEPAAFCAEAVLEPGPCFDSAALQPAGSSADASPQLGNFVLWSCGSLPFPEEQLAVWQAPSGTGGVSGSMWTPSVEVPTSLCSSSLHARLLLHPVWKNAKPWDTARSWRIQLVIH; encoded by the exons ATGGAGCGGTTCATGGCCATGttaaacaagaataaaaacaagGACCCACCACCCACCAAGCTGCTGGATCTAGCAGGACAGCTTTGCCAGGACCTCCAGAACTCATCTCCTGGTCTGGAAGAGCTAGTTGAGGCCATGATGGGATGCaaacaaaagaagcattttctcGCTAACATCCACGTTGTCCGAGCTTGCGTGTTTGTTCATATCCGTAATGGGCAGCATGACGCAGCCTGCAGACTCCTGGAG CATTGCAGGGTAGAGGAGAAGGATGAGCTGGTGCAGCTTTGGCATGAGATTCACTACCGGAGGTTTATGGAGGAACACCGCACAGATTTCCTGACCCCACTGCAGAAATTCCGTTGCAGGAAGAG GAATCCTCCGCCTGTTTCCCTTTGTCCTGAAGGCCTGAAGAATCGAAACTATTCAGATGAAGTACGCCAGCAGCTGCACAGGTTTGCTGCAGAGGTGACAACAAGTCCAAACAAGGAACAGCGG GAGGGATTGGCTCGGGATATGAACCTGCAGCCAGCTCAGGTCTATAACTGGTTTGCAAATTACCGCCGACGTCAAAAATCCTGCATCCCTCGTCTGGAAAAGCTCAACAACTCCTGTCCTGAGAGGACTTTGATTTGCCGCACAAGGGAGTGGCAGGATAATGGATCCTACATTCCACAGACTGCAG GTGGATCTTGTGTAGGCATCAGCTCCCAGCAGATGGAGATAACCCTCATGCCTTGCACCCCAGGATGGGAGCAGTCAGCTGCAGATCTGGATAGGCCACCCGGAGGAAGTTATTTAAAGATGCTGGAATCCAG CTTTATGCAGAGCAGCGAGTTGTACGAAGCGAGCACGAGCGAGGTGGTGTTGACCACTCACAGCACTGAAGAACCTGCAGCTTTTTGtgctgaggctgtgctggaaCCTGGACCCTGCTTTGACTCCGCTGCTCTGCAGCCTGCCGGGAGCAGTGCTGATGCCAGCCCCCAGCTGGGGAACTTTGTCCTGTGGTCCTGCGGGTCCCTCCCCTTCCCAGAGGAACAGCTGGCAGTGTGGCAGGCCCCTTCCGGCACCGGAGGAGTCTCTGGCTCCATGTGGACCCCAAGTGTAGAAG